From Anopheles arabiensis isolate DONGOLA chromosome 3, AaraD3, whole genome shotgun sequence, a single genomic window includes:
- the LOC120904977 gene encoding lipase member H, which produces MQQLPFVSIGLVFIALAAFQSITEAQKQENKNVFNTSSCLEKPYRCPHPRIKFYLYTRRTQQTPELIDVLDPESLYYTHWNPSHPVKIVIHGFGGGRNLSPSPDMRKAYFTRGNYNIIIVDYGSAVTEPCLNQIEWAPRFGSLCVSQLVKYIANHPRGVPPDDMHLIGYSVGAHIAGLVANYLTPAEGKLGRITGLDPTIFFYAGSNNSRDLDPSDAHFVDIIHTGAGILGQWSPGGHADFYVNGGTSQPGCASSTIFQTLACDHTKVTPYFIESINSERGFWAGPCPTLISYLLGWCEPKDSEYVLMGEHLSRQARGVFYVTTNAKPPYARGFPGKNRRTAKTSEYAGVRRK; this is translated from the exons CTCAAAAGCAGGAGAACAAAAATGTCTTCAATACCAGCTCGTGCCTGGAGAAACCGTACCGCTGTCCACATCCCCGGATCAAGTTCTATCTGTACACGCGCCGCACCCAGCAGACGCCGGAGTTGATCGACGTTTTGGATCCAGAATCGCTCTACTACACGCACTGGAATCCTTCCCATCCGGTGAAGATCGTCATCCATGGGTTCGGTGGTGGTCGTAATCTGTCCCCGAGTCCCGATATGCGCAAGGCATACTTTACCCGCGGGAActacaacatcatcatcgtcgacTACGGATCGGCAGTGACGGAACCGTGCTTGAATCAGATCGAATGGGCTCCACGCTTTGGAAGTCTCTGTGTCTCGCAGCTGGTGAAGTACATTGCCAACCACCCACGGGGAGTCCCACCGGACGATATGCACCTGATCGGGTACAGTGTTGGAGCGCACATTGCTGGATTGGTGGCGAACTATCTGACTCCTGCGGAGGGAAAACTGGGACGGATTACTGGGCTCGATCCAACAATCTTCTTCTACGCGGGATCTAACAATTCGCGTGATCTTGATCCTTCGGATGCACATTTCGTTGACATCATACACACGGGAGCGGGTATTCTGGGACAGTGGAGTCCAGGAGGACATGCTGATTTCTATGTGAATGGAGGCACGAGTCAGCCAGGCTGTGCTAGCTCCACCATCTTTC AAACGCTTGCCTGTGATCACACGAAAGTGACGCCATACTTCATCGAGTCCATCAACAGCGAACGAGGATTCTGGGCTGGACCGTGTCCAACGCTGATTTCATATCTGCTTGGCTGGTGCGAACCGAAAGACTCCGAGTACGTCCTCATGGGAGAGCATCTATCAAGACA AGCTCGTGGTGTGTTCTACGTCACAACAAACGCTAAACCTCCATATGCCCGTGGATTTCCTGGCAAAAACCGCCGAACAGCGAAAACCTCCGAATATGCTGGCGTTCGACGGAAGTAA